AATTAGAATCCGAAAAGGTAAAAGAGACTTTCATTAATCTCGGAAAAGTTTGGGGAGTCTCTGAAGTCATTGTCAACGGAAAGAGTTGCGGGGTAAAATGGTATGGCCATCGGATCTACAATATTTCATCCTGCTTGCAAAAAGGCTCCAATGAGGTCGAAATCCGGATAACCACCACGATGGGCAATTACATGAAAACCCTTACAGATAACAAGACTGCACAAAAATTTACGGTCCTCAAAACGAAAGATCAACCCATACAATCGATGGGATTGATCGGGCCTGTTACGCTTTATTAATTACTATTCTACAAACCAACAATATGAGCAAGCTAAAAATCACCGTTTTATTTCTGATATTCATTTGTGCGCTTCAACTCTCTGCGGAGGATTACAAAGCCTCGATATTCGGTATCAAGTCGAACGGGACAACTTTAAACACTACGGCCATCCAAAAGGCCATTGATTACATTCATGAAAAAGGTGGTGGCCGACTGGTATTTTACGTTGGTCGTTACCTCACCGGAAACATCCAACTCAAATCCAACGTGAGTATTCAATTGGAGGAAGGGGCCATCCTGGTAGGTTCAACCAATATCTACGACTACAACATCAACACTCCTTATAGTTCGCTGGTTTTTGCCTATCAGGCGGAGAATATCGGGATCAATGGCAAGGGTGTTATTGATGGTCAGGGCCGTGAAGTGGCTTATAACCTGATCGATCAGATTCACAAAGGAATCATTGCCGACGAATTGAGGAACGATCGTCCTTCCACACGCCGACCTCGTGCCATTTACTTCCGCGAATGCAAAAACGTCGAAATTACCGGCATCGTAATTAGAAATTCGGCCGACTGGGTTCAGATATACGACCAGTGCCAGAACCTGAAGATCGACAAAATAACCGTTGACAGCAAAGCCTTCTGGAACAACGATGGTCTGGACATCGTGGATTGTAAAGATGTTAAGCTCACCAATTCCTTCATCGATGCAACGGATGATGCCATCTGTTTTAAATCGCACGACGCGACCAAAATGTGCGAAAATGTTGAAGTGCGCAATTGTGTAGCCCGTTCAAGCGCCAATGGGATCAAATTCGGCACGGTAACTTCAGGAGGTTATAAAAACTTCAAAATCATCAACAACAAGGTATATGACACCTACCGGTCGGCCATCACCATCGCAACTCCTGACGGAGGTGTAATAGATAACATATTGGTTGACAGCCTATACGCCTACAATACCGGGAATGCCATTTATCTTAGGATTGGAGCCCGCTGGAACAAAGGCCGTATAGGTTCCATGAGCAATATCACCATTCAGAATATGTATGCCGAAATCCCAAATTCCAAACCGGATGCCGGATACGAATATGAGGGTCCGATTGAAGATTTACCCCGGAATATTTCACCAGCCAGTATTGTTGGACTTCCGGGCCAGGACATTACAAATGTGACATTGCGTAACATCCGGATTGTATATCCCGGAGGCAGTAACCCAAATTACGCGTTCCGTGGTACCAAATCCTCCGATTTGGACTTCGCAAATCCGAAAAATACCTTTCCCATATTTCAATTCTACAGCTGCCATGACGATCCCTTTGTCGGCCTCTGGTATAGTTCTTCTTATATTTCTTAATCAACTTGTCTCCTTTAGCCGGATTTAACAGGTTGACTGTGTCCTAATATTCAAGTCATTTAATATTTTATTCTGCCCTATATAAAATCCATTCATTTATTGTTGGTTCTTTTGACTCAACTATCTTCAATCTGAAATAGCGAGAGATCACTGGAGTAATTGACTGGGTATATCCGGTTCCATTTGTCCTAATTTCAACAGATTTTATCCATTTATTTCGTGTTTTACATTGTATTTCAATTTTTTGACCTTTATTATCCCATGGATGCCATGGTTCGACAACTGAAACTACCCCTATCAAAGTTTCCTCACCCAAATCTATTTCAGCCCAGCGTTCCTGATCGTCATCGGTAGGTTGCCATTTGTTTTTTGGATCGCCATCAGTAAGATGATCGGAATTATAACTGATCTTTGCTGAAGATACTTTTACTTTCTTACCGGCAGACGGTAAGGGCAAAACGTTGGGTTCTCCCTCCACCTCCAAAACAACAACAGAAACATACTTGTCCGGAGCAGCAAAAGGCAGTTTGACAATATTCTTCAATTCGGATTTCTGAACTTCCAATGTCGCTTTAGGAGCAGACAACAAATAGGCCCTTTCAATTTTATTGAGCAATGGAATTGATAGTAGTCCAT
This window of the Lentimicrobiaceae bacterium genome carries:
- a CDS encoding glycosyl hydrolase family 28 protein, coding for MSKLKITVLFLIFICALQLSAEDYKASIFGIKSNGTTLNTTAIQKAIDYIHEKGGGRLVFYVGRYLTGNIQLKSNVSIQLEEGAILVGSTNIYDYNINTPYSSLVFAYQAENIGINGKGVIDGQGREVAYNLIDQIHKGIIADELRNDRPSTRRPRAIYFRECKNVEITGIVIRNSADWVQIYDQCQNLKIDKITVDSKAFWNNDGLDIVDCKDVKLTNSFIDATDDAICFKSHDATKMCENVEVRNCVARSSANGIKFGTVTSGGYKNFKIINNKVYDTYRSAITIATPDGGVIDNILVDSLYAYNTGNAIYLRIGARWNKGRIGSMSNITIQNMYAEIPNSKPDAGYEYEGPIEDLPRNISPASIVGLPGQDITNVTLRNIRIVYPGGSNPNYAFRGTKSSDLDFANPKNTFPIFQFYSCHDDPFVGLWYSSSYIS
- a CDS encoding discoidin domain-containing protein, which produces GLLSIPLLNKIERAYLLSAPKATLEVQKSELKNIVKLPFAAPDKYVSVVVLEVEGEPNVLPLPSAGKKVKVSSAKISYNSDHLTDGDPKNKWQPTDDDQERWAEIDLGEETLIGVVSVVEPWHPWDNKGQKIEIQCKTRNKWIKSVEIRTNGTGYTQSITPVISRYFRLKIVESKEPTINEWILYRAE